In a genomic window of Quercus lobata isolate SW786 chromosome 4, ValleyOak3.0 Primary Assembly, whole genome shotgun sequence:
- the LOC115983934 gene encoding mitogen-activated protein kinase homolog MMK2 yields the protein MELGSGSTEHNIRGVPTHGGRYVQYNIYGNLFEVSRKYVPPIRPVGRGAYGIVCAAVNAETREEVAIKKIGNAFDNRIDAKRTLREIKLLRHLDHENVIAMKDIIRPPQKENFNDVYIVFELMDTDLHQIIRSNQPLTDDHCRYFLYQLLRGLKYVHSANVLHRDLKPSNLLLNANCDLKITDFGLARTTSETDFMTEYVVTRWYRAPELLLNCSEYTAAIDIWSVGCILGEIMTRQPLFPGKDYVHQLRLITELIGSPDDNSLGFLRSDNARRYVRQLPQFPKQPFSARFPNTSAGAVDLLEKMLVFDPNRRITVDEALCHPYLAPLHDINEEPVCPMSFSFDFEQPSFTEENIKELIWRESVKFNPDSTQ from the exons ATGGAGTTGGGGTCTGGTTCAACCGAGCATAACATCAGAGGAGTACCCACTCATGGTGGACGCTACGTTCAGTACAATATCTATGGTAATCTCTTCGAAGTTTCTCGAAAGTACGTCCCTCCAATTCGTCCAGTTGGTAGAGGCGCTTATGGAATCGTTTG TGCTGCTGTGAATGCGGAGACGCGTGAGGAGGTTGCCATTAAGAAGATTGGTAATGCTTTTGACAATAGAATTGATGCCAAAAGGACTCTACGAGAAATCAAACTTCTTCGGCACTTGGATCatgaaaat GTCATTGCCATGAAAGACATCATACGACCTCCGCAGAAGGAGAACTTCAATGATGTTTACATTGTTTTTGAATTAATGGACACTGATCTTCATCAGATTATACGGTCAAACCAACCTTTGACCGATGATCATTGTCGG TACTTTCTGTATCAGCTTTTACGAGGGCTCAAATATGTACATTCAGCAAATGTTTTGCATCGTGACTTAAAGCCCAGCAATTTGCTTCTGAATGCAAATTGTGACCTCAAGATTACAGACTTTGGGCTTGCAAGGACAACATCTGAAACTGATTTCATGACTGAGTATGTTGTTACTCGTTGGTACCGAGCACCAGAACTTCTCCTTAATTGTTCGGAGTACACTGCAGCAATTGATATTTGGTCGGTGGGTTGCATACTTGGAGAAATCATGACAAGACAACCCCTTTTCCCTGGCAAAGATTATGTTCATCAGCTGAGACTTATTACTGAA CTCATAGGTTCACCTGATGACAACAGCCTTGGATTCTTAAGAAGTGATAATGCTCGAAGATATGTTAGACAGCTCCCGCAGTTCCCAAAGCAACCATTCTCTGCTAGATTTCCAAATACGTCCGCTGGTGCTGTTGATTTGCTGGAAAAGATGCTTGTATTTGATCCAAACAGGCGCATTACAG TTGATGAGGCATTGTGCCACCCTTACTTGGCACCTCTCCATGATATCAATGAGGAGCCTGTCTGCCCAATGTCTTTCAGCTTTGATTTTGAGCAACCATCATTTACTGAAGAAAATATAAAGGAGCTCATCTGGAGAGAATCTGTGAAGTTCAATCCTGATTCAACTCAGTGA